One [Clostridium] saccharolyticum WM1 DNA segment encodes these proteins:
- a CDS encoding ABC transporter ATP-binding protein, translated as MMEIMIRLEDVTYSYNRQPLIREMDLTFEKGKITTIVGPNGCGKSTVLKLASRLLHPDKGKVFLGNKEIKAMKRKEFARNVSMLLQSSHIPDMAVEDAVMAGRYPHQSPIRFSSYQDKQMTEYAMQMTCCQSFRNKNIRQLSGGERQRVFLAMVLAQDTPVIILDEPTTYLDIHVSYEIMELISNLNRKLGKTIVLVLHDLNLAVNYSDRLAVMENGRVVAFEEASAPRVHSCIRDIFQVDIRRLTENGRTYYYSFKR; from the coding sequence ATGATGGAAATTATGATCAGGCTTGAGGATGTGACTTATTCTTATAACAGGCAGCCGCTGATTCGTGAGATGGACTTAACTTTTGAAAAAGGAAAGATAACCACCATCGTCGGACCCAACGGATGCGGAAAAAGCACGGTGCTAAAGCTGGCTTCCCGGCTTTTGCATCCAGATAAAGGGAAGGTGTTTCTGGGCAATAAAGAGATCAAAGCCATGAAGCGGAAAGAGTTTGCCAGGAACGTATCCATGCTGCTTCAAAGCAGCCATATACCGGATATGGCAGTGGAAGATGCGGTAATGGCAGGAAGATATCCCCATCAGTCTCCCATCCGTTTCTCCTCTTATCAGGATAAACAGATGACGGAATATGCCATGCAAATGACTTGCTGCCAGTCGTTCCGTAACAAAAACATACGACAGCTTTCCGGGGGAGAGCGTCAGCGCGTCTTTCTTGCCATGGTGCTGGCTCAGGATACGCCGGTTATTATTCTCGATGAACCCACAACATATCTTGATATTCATGTGTCCTATGAAATTATGGAGCTTATCAGCAATTTAAACAGAAAGCTGGGCAAAACCATTGTTCTGGTTTTGCATGATCTTAATCTGGCTGTTAATTACTCAGACCGGCTAGCTGTGATGGAAAATGGGAGAGTGGTTGCTTTTGAGGAAGCTTCCGCCCCCAGGGTCCATAGCTGTATCCGTGATATTTTTCAAGTGGATATCCGACGGCTGACAGAAAATGGGAGAACTTATTATTATTCTTTTAAAAGATAA
- a CDS encoding FecCD family ABC transporter permease, translated as MERNNKARLLIFLSTAGLAVSVLLGLCLGASNIRPAVLLATLAAGKPDDFLYRILLTVRLPRVTAALLAGSALAVSGAIIQSVLNNPLASPNIIGVNAGAGLLVLLASAFLPPDPLALPLSAFSGALLACLLVLAIAMTGRLSRVLLVLTGFAVNSMFSAGMNTVMILYPDAYVGAGNFLVGGLSFVTPNVLVYPSAFIAAGVLMAQLGSKGLNILNLGADNAKALGMNVNACRCAYLAIAAILAGAAVSFAGMIGFVGLLVPHGVKLVIGQDNRFVIPASALTGGMFVILCDLLARTVFLPYELPVGILMSFIGGPFFLYLILKNRRKE; from the coding sequence ATGGAAAGAAATAACAAAGCCCGGCTGCTCATCTTTTTATCAACCGCAGGACTGGCGGTGTCCGTATTGCTGGGATTGTGCCTTGGAGCCAGCAACATCCGGCCGGCGGTACTCCTTGCAACTTTGGCCGCAGGAAAACCTGATGATTTTTTATACCGGATCCTTCTTACGGTCCGGCTGCCAAGGGTGACAGCCGCCCTCCTTGCAGGAAGTGCACTTGCAGTGTCCGGCGCAATCATTCAGTCCGTGTTAAACAATCCTCTGGCAAGTCCTAATATTATAGGCGTAAATGCAGGAGCAGGGTTACTGGTTCTGCTTGCATCGGCATTTTTGCCCCCAGATCCTCTTGCCCTGCCATTATCGGCATTTTCCGGTGCTCTCCTTGCCTGTTTGCTGGTACTGGCCATTGCCATGACCGGCAGACTGTCAAGGGTCCTGCTGGTTTTAACAGGCTTTGCGGTCAACAGTATGTTCAGTGCAGGAATGAATACGGTTATGATTTTGTACCCGGATGCCTATGTTGGTGCAGGAAATTTTCTGGTGGGAGGTCTCTCCTTCGTTACTCCAAATGTTCTTGTCTATCCTTCGGCTTTTATTGCCGCAGGTGTTCTTATGGCACAGCTTGGTTCCAAGGGCCTGAACATTCTAAATCTGGGCGCAGACAATGCAAAAGCCCTGGGCATGAATGTCAATGCCTGCCGGTGTGCCTACCTGGCCATTGCCGCCATCCTTGCCGGTGCAGCCGTCAGCTTTGCCGGTATGATCGGTTTTGTAGGCCTTCTGGTTCCTCATGGAGTGAAATTGGTGATCGGACAGGACAACCGGTTCGTGATTCCTGCCAGTGCCCTGACCGGAGGCATGTTTGTTATTTTGTGCGATCTGCTGGCCAGAACTGTATTCCTGCCCTATGAGCTTCCGGTAGGCATTTTGATGTCCTTTATAGGAGGGCCGTTTTTTCTTTATCTGATTCTTAAAAACAGGCGGAAGGAATGA
- a CDS encoding sigma 54-interacting transcriptional regulator yields MKKSIAVIALDPFAGKAYAQQVRSVFGERAVVRNYSMMDGTAANMEPCDLYMGSTDAFDAMGDPSRYIPPKAQRMEIQVTYLKEAVRRLEEIPKGTKVLYVNITEVMAREAVTQLEQLGITHLKFILYAPGSKLTDTAEIAVTPDEERYVPRGIPTIINLGQRTCSSDTMIEAAFRLGFDDLLEEVEFKQYQESVCTNTYYFDQMFNRSRRLESQFDILMEVLDQGVIAVNEHGEIYAVNKNAADITRVPENLSISNVGEEVFPYIPFRKCLEEKKETSPQVVRVAGNLVSLYVRPVLRREACVGAFAILQKFNEMERRQNELRVQLMKKGQGHRAKYCFDDVIGTSESIVKTKFILNKMASTESPVLLIGETGTGKELFAHSVHNASKRRDQPFVAINCAAMPENLLESELFGYEEGAFTGAKKGGRPGLFEFAHQGTLFLDEVEGMSPALQVKLLRVLQEREIMRVGGNQIIHVDVRIVAATNEELEQKVAEGTFRQDLYYRLNALPVLIPPLRKRGEDVFLILDRFRKELGGGFLLSEDIKELFRKYKWPGNIRELRNVVEYLCFTGHTVITIDDLPPVFCIDKNGEAVDKRKDADQNIPVLQKLSQCKNESHLPTVQERAILELLYQAERSGQSIGREKILKEAQMREIRLTQPQVRKILGRLEENGYVTVTKGRGGSSITKKGVDWITG; encoded by the coding sequence ATGAAAAAAAGTATTGCGGTAATTGCATTAGACCCTTTTGCGGGAAAAGCATATGCCCAGCAGGTCCGGTCAGTATTTGGGGAACGGGCGGTGGTACGTAACTACAGCATGATGGATGGAACGGCAGCAAATATGGAGCCTTGCGATTTGTATATGGGTTCAACGGATGCGTTTGATGCCATGGGAGATCCAAGCCGGTATATTCCGCCGAAAGCACAACGGATGGAAATTCAGGTTACTTATTTAAAGGAAGCGGTACGCCGTTTGGAAGAGATCCCAAAGGGGACGAAAGTTCTTTATGTGAATATCACTGAGGTTATGGCAAGGGAAGCGGTGACGCAGCTGGAACAACTGGGAATTACCCACTTAAAGTTTATCCTCTATGCGCCGGGAAGCAAGCTGACTGATACAGCAGAGATTGCTGTTACACCGGATGAAGAGCGTTATGTGCCCAGGGGAATTCCCACAATTATCAATCTGGGACAGAGAACCTGTTCTTCCGATACAATGATTGAAGCTGCGTTCCGGCTTGGTTTTGACGATCTGCTTGAAGAGGTGGAGTTTAAACAGTATCAGGAGTCTGTATGTACCAATACCTATTATTTTGACCAGATGTTTAACCGTTCCAGGAGACTGGAAAGTCAGTTTGATATTCTCATGGAGGTGCTGGACCAGGGCGTCATCGCGGTGAATGAGCACGGAGAAATATATGCGGTCAACAAAAATGCGGCTGATATCACCCGGGTTCCGGAAAATCTCAGTATTTCAAACGTGGGAGAAGAAGTGTTTCCCTATATCCCATTCCGGAAATGTTTGGAGGAGAAAAAGGAGACCAGTCCCCAGGTTGTAAGAGTTGCGGGAAATCTGGTCAGCCTTTACGTGCGTCCTGTGTTAAGGCGGGAGGCTTGCGTTGGTGCGTTTGCCATATTGCAGAAGTTTAATGAGATGGAGCGCCGTCAGAACGAACTGCGGGTTCAGTTAATGAAAAAAGGCCAGGGGCATAGGGCTAAATATTGTTTTGATGATGTGATTGGGACATCCGAATCCATAGTAAAGACTAAATTTATTTTAAATAAAATGGCTTCTACGGAATCTCCGGTTTTGTTAATTGGTGAAACCGGAACCGGTAAGGAGCTGTTTGCACACTCCGTTCATAATGCTTCAAAGCGCAGAGATCAACCGTTTGTAGCGATCAACTGTGCTGCTATGCCGGAGAATTTATTGGAGAGTGAGCTGTTTGGTTACGAGGAAGGTGCTTTTACAGGTGCTAAAAAGGGTGGACGGCCAGGCCTGTTTGAATTTGCCCATCAGGGGACGCTGTTCTTAGATGAAGTGGAAGGCATGAGTCCTGCCTTACAGGTAAAGCTTCTTCGTGTTTTGCAGGAACGGGAAATCATGCGGGTCGGAGGAAATCAAATCATTCATGTTGATGTGCGTATTGTTGCTGCAACCAATGAAGAGCTTGAACAAAAGGTGGCGGAAGGAACTTTCCGGCAGGACCTTTATTACAGACTGAATGCCTTGCCGGTATTGATCCCGCCGCTTCGGAAGAGAGGAGAAGACGTATTCTTAATTTTGGATCGTTTTCGGAAAGAACTTGGGGGAGGATTCCTTTTAAGTGAGGATATCAAAGAGTTGTTTCGTAAATATAAATGGCCCGGGAATATACGGGAGCTGCGTAATGTCGTGGAATATTTATGTTTTACCGGTCATACCGTGATAACGATCGATGATCTGCCTCCGGTTTTTTGCATCGATAAAAACGGAGAAGCAGTGGATAAAAGAAAAGATGCAGATCAGAATATACCTGTCCTTCAAAAGCTGTCTCAGTGTAAAAATGAATCGCATTTACCCACGGTACAGGAACGGGCAATTCTGGAACTTCTTTATCAAGCGGAACGTTCGGGACAATCCATTGGACGGGAAAAAATTCTTAAGGAGGCTCAGATGCGTGAAATCAGGTTAACCCAGCCTCAGGTGCGCAAAATATTAGGCAGATTAGAAGAAAACGGCTACGTAACAGTTACAAAGGGCAGAGGCGGAAGCAGTATTACGAAAAAAGGAGTTGATTGGATCACCGGTTAA